One window from the genome of Neosynechococcus sphagnicola sy1 encodes:
- a CDS encoding pentapeptide repeat-containing protein, whose amino-acid sequence MQVEEMLKRYANGERDFSGANLSSANLEQANLTGINLKESNLSNANLSGACLLDADLSKSNLEGANLSYTSFHRANLRGANLMGAEMFDTTLSFVDFTQANLRNAKSFQVSPRSHDQGTVFENTIMPDGALETCYWV is encoded by the coding sequence ATGCAAGTAGAAGAAATGCTTAAGCGATACGCTAATGGGGAGAGGGACTTTTCTGGAGCTAATCTTTCGAGCGCTAATTTAGAGCAAGCGAACCTCACGGGCATCAATTTGAAAGAATCTAATCTAAGCAATGCAAATCTATCTGGTGCTTGTTTACTCGATGCAGATTTAAGCAAAAGCAATTTAGAAGGAGCGAACTTATCATATACAAGTTTCCACCGTGCTAACCTCAGAGGCGCTAACCTCATGGGAGCTGAAATGTTTGATACAACACTTAGCTTTGTTGACTTTACTCAAGCCAACCTCAGAAATGCTAAGTCCTTTCAAGTAAGCCCCAGAAGTCATGATCAAGGAACCGTTTTTGAAAATACGATCATGCCGGATGGTGCATTAGAAACCTGTTATTGGGTTTAA